In a single window of the Novosphingobium sp. IK01 genome:
- the gspI gene encoding type II secretion system minor pseudopilin GspI, with protein sequence MRGAPAVVPGGPVPVLAVPVPNGFSLIEVLVALTVFAVAALALLRLTAVGLQGSGDLDRRLLREVVAGNLAAQWSTDPVLAGDGEGELVNAGRRFVWQRKVVRDHGVAVARIVVRLADAPGEAALVRAARLSGP encoded by the coding sequence ATGAGGGGGGCACCTGCCGTGGTTCCGGGTGGGCCTGTTCCCGTGCTGGCTGTCCCCGTGCCCAACGGGTTTTCCCTGATCGAGGTGCTGGTGGCGCTTACCGTATTTGCCGTGGCGGCTCTGGCGCTGCTGCGGCTGACGGCGGTGGGTTTGCAGGGTAGTGGCGACCTCGACCGGCGCCTGCTGCGCGAGGTTGTGGCGGGCAATCTGGCCGCGCAGTGGAGCACTGATCCCGTGCTGGCGGGTGATGGTGAGGGCGAACTGGTCAATGCCGGGCGGCGCTTCGTCTGGCAGCGCAAGGTGGTGCGCGACCATGGGGTGGCGGTCGCGCGGATCGTGGTGCGTCTGGCCGATGCGCCGGGGGAGGCAGCGCTGGTCCGCGCGGCGCGGCTGTCGGGGCCATGA
- a CDS encoding phosphatidate cytidylyltransferase, translating into MVDDKPAAAAPAAKRSDLPVRLASAVVMLAVAGLAVWRGGLVLDGFIALVALVVYGEYVRLVARVARDPARMTAAVISGACYIGWGALALIVMPSPMLIVVMGLVICTDTGAYFTGRALGGPKIAPSISPSKTWSGLAGGMAAAGLWMGLMTLGGAWMLSALGPTGPSLTQAFHTANVGVAAIVGAILAVAAQAGDFYESWLKRRAGVKDSSRLIPGHGGFFDRVDGLLPVAIIVGTAWAMGATV; encoded by the coding sequence TTGGTGGACGATAAACCTGCGGCGGCAGCCCCGGCTGCCAAGCGGTCGGACCTGCCGGTGCGGCTGGCTTCGGCGGTGGTCATGCTGGCGGTGGCGGGGCTGGCGGTCTGGCGCGGCGGGCTCGTGCTCGACGGGTTCATCGCGCTCGTCGCGCTGGTCGTCTATGGCGAATATGTGCGCCTCGTGGCGCGGGTTGCGCGTGATCCGGCGCGGATGACCGCGGCGGTGATCAGCGGGGCCTGCTACATCGGCTGGGGCGCGCTGGCGCTGATCGTGATGCCCAGTCCCATGCTGATCGTGGTCATGGGGCTGGTCATCTGCACCGATACCGGGGCCTATTTCACCGGCCGCGCGCTGGGCGGGCCCAAGATCGCGCCGTCGATCAGCCCGTCCAAGACCTGGAGCGGGCTGGCGGGCGGCATGGCGGCGGCAGGCCTCTGGATGGGGCTGATGACGCTGGGCGGGGCCTGGATGCTGAGCGCACTGGGGCCGACCGGGCCCAGCCTGACGCAGGCTTTTCACACAGCGAATGTGGGCGTGGCCGCGATCGTGGGGGCGATCCTGGCCGTGGCCGCGCAAGCGGGCGATTTCTATGAATCCTGGCTCAAGCGGCGGGCGGGCGTGAAGGACAGTTCGCGCCTCATTCCCGGCCACGGCGGCTTTTTCGACCGCGTCGACGGTCTGCTGCCGGTGGCTATCATCGTCGGCACGGCCTGGGCGATGGGAGCAACTGTATGA
- a CDS encoding 1-deoxy-D-xylulose-5-phosphate reductoisomerase, giving the protein MTDLLTPPFSDQTRSITVLGATGSIGASTLDLVRRNPDAFRVEALTAHAQVDQLAALAREFSARVAVVADPARLDELRAALAGSGVEAAAGPDALVEACARGADITVAAIVGCAGLAPTMAAIECGKTVALANKEALVSAGDVMLAAVARSGATLLPVDSEHNAIFQCLAGNETKHVRMITLTASGGPFRDWSAQDLVGATPAQAVKHPNWSMGAKISVDSATMMNKGLEFIEAFHLFPVGVERLRVLVHPQSIIHSMVEYRDGSTLAQLGPSDMRVPIASCLAWPARMDTPCDPLDLAAIGELTFRRPDEERFPATRVAREVVMAGGAAPAVMNAANEIAVAAFLEGRIGFTRIVACVEEVLARGLPVAPVTLEDVIAVDREARLRAQECMEPVR; this is encoded by the coding sequence ATGACTGACCTTCTTACCCCCCCGTTTTCCGACCAGACCCGCTCGATCACCGTGCTGGGCGCCACCGGCTCGATCGGTGCCTCGACGCTCGATCTGGTCCGTCGCAATCCCGATGCCTTCCGTGTCGAGGCGCTGACTGCCCATGCGCAGGTCGACCAGCTCGCCGCGCTCGCGCGCGAGTTTTCGGCCCGCGTGGCGGTCGTCGCCGATCCGGCCCGCCTTGACGAGCTGCGCGCGGCGCTGGCCGGTTCGGGTGTCGAGGCCGCTGCCGGTCCCGACGCGCTGGTCGAGGCTTGCGCACGCGGCGCCGACATCACCGTGGCGGCCATTGTCGGCTGCGCCGGGCTGGCCCCGACGATGGCCGCGATCGAGTGCGGCAAGACCGTGGCGCTGGCCAACAAGGAGGCGCTGGTTTCGGCGGGCGACGTGATGCTGGCGGCGGTTGCGCGCAGCGGTGCGACGCTGCTGCCGGTCGATTCCGAGCACAATGCGATCTTCCAGTGCCTTGCGGGCAACGAGACGAAGCATGTGCGGATGATCACGCTGACCGCCAGCGGCGGCCCGTTCCGCGACTGGAGCGCGCAGGATCTTGTCGGGGCCACCCCGGCCCAGGCGGTCAAGCATCCCAACTGGTCGATGGGCGCCAAGATCAGCGTCGATTCGGCCACGATGATGAACAAGGGCCTCGAATTCATCGAGGCGTTCCACCTGTTCCCGGTTGGCGTCGAGCGCCTGCGCGTGCTGGTTCACCCGCAGTCGATCATCCACTCGATGGTCGAATATCGCGACGGCTCGACGCTCGCGCAGTTGGGCCCCTCGGACATGCGCGTGCCGATCGCCTCGTGTCTGGCCTGGCCCGCGCGCATGGACACGCCGTGTGATCCGCTCGATCTGGCCGCCATTGGCGAGCTGACGTTCCGCCGCCCCGACGAGGAACGCTTTCCGGCCACGCGCGTCGCGCGCGAGGTGGTGATGGCTGGCGGCGCCGCGCCTGCGGTGATGAACGCGGCCAACGAGATCGCCGTGGCCGCCTTCCTCGAAGGCCGGATCGGGTTCACCCGCATCGTGGCCTGCGTCGAAGAGGTGCTGGCACGCGGCCTCCCGGTGGCGCCTGTTACACTTGAAGACGTTATCGCGGTTGACCGCGAGGCGCGATTGCGCGCACAAGAATGTATGGAGCCCGTTCGTTGA
- a CDS encoding OmpH family outer membrane protein, which translates to MKLRIASALIAGLMISAAPAAMAQTPAASTGPVANGLAFANPSAIVGSSAAYQAAQQQRPVTYKAQIDQANTRSAQINAQLKPLAEKFQADQKNPKADRAALQAQLEQIQQIQDDGKREIQQILEPLSLSEQYVIEQISDKLSDATQRAMTKRKATIVLDVQSIVKADPSANISQDILTELNALIPTAQLVPPAGWLPRAQREQQAQQQAQQAAAQQQPAGAKPPVGR; encoded by the coding sequence ATGAAACTCCGCATTGCCTCGGCCCTGATCGCGGGCCTGATGATCTCGGCTGCCCCGGCTGCCATGGCCCAGACCCCTGCCGCTTCGACCGGCCCCGTCGCCAATGGTCTGGCCTTTGCCAACCCTTCGGCCATCGTCGGCTCGTCGGCTGCCTATCAGGCCGCCCAGCAGCAGCGCCCGGTGACCTACAAGGCCCAGATCGACCAGGCCAACACCCGCAGCGCCCAGATCAACGCCCAGCTCAAGCCGCTGGCCGAAAAGTTCCAGGCGGACCAGAAGAACCCCAAGGCCGACCGCGCCGCGCTTCAGGCCCAGCTCGAACAGATCCAGCAGATCCAGGACGACGGCAAGCGCGAGATCCAGCAGATCCTCGAACCGCTGAGCCTCTCGGAACAGTACGTGATCGAGCAGATCAGCGACAAGCTCTCGGACGCCACGCAGCGCGCCATGACCAAGCGCAAGGCGACCATCGTGCTCGACGTTCAGAGCATCGTGAAGGCCGACCCTTCGGCCAACATCAGCCAGGACATCCTGACCGAACTCAACGCGCTGATCCCCACCGCCCAGCTCGTGCCGCCCGCCGGCTGGCTGCCGCGCGCCCAGCGTGAACAGCAGGCCCAGCAGCAGGCCCAGCAGGCCGCCGCCCAGCAGCAGCCGGCCGGCGCCAAGCCGCCCGTGGGCCGCTGA
- a CDS encoding GspH/FimT family pseudopilin — MVLSGRDAGFSLVELMVVLAIAGLAASAVVLSFSRGDGLARSEGQRLAARLGAARDAAVIGGQPMAVDVDPLGYAFSRRAGGVWAKPGEASLQARAWPAGLVIRLDGGQDHRRVIFDGMGMASAAMTIRLAPQGRESANRDSGGVAVVLARDGEVSLSGGSAP; from the coding sequence ATGGTGCTTTCGGGACGGGACGCGGGGTTCTCGCTGGTCGAGTTGATGGTCGTGCTGGCCATTGCCGGGCTGGCTGCCTCGGCGGTGGTGCTGTCCTTTTCGCGGGGGGATGGGCTCGCCCGGTCGGAGGGGCAGCGTCTGGCTGCGCGTCTGGGCGCGGCGCGTGATGCGGCGGTGATCGGCGGGCAGCCCATGGCGGTCGATGTCGATCCGCTGGGCTATGCCTTTTCGCGCCGGGCAGGCGGTGTCTGGGCCAAGCCGGGGGAGGCTTCGTTGCAGGCAAGGGCCTGGCCTGCGGGGCTGGTGATCCGGCTCGATGGGGGGCAGGACCATCGCCGGGTGATCTTCGATGGCATGGGCATGGCCAGCGCGGCGATGACCATCCGGCTTGCGCCGCAGGGGCGCGAATCCGCCAATCGGGATTCGGGCGGCGTGGCTGTCGTGCTCGCGCGCGACGGAGAGGTCTCGCTTTCGGGGGGCTCCGCGCCATGA
- the fabZ gene encoding 3-hydroxyacyl-ACP dehydratase FabZ, which translates to MTEEVQDAPLSFDVTKVMAALPHRYPLLLVDRVVSLTVGERIHAIKAVTMNEQFFQGHFPGRPIMPGVLQIEALAQAAGVLAVETLGLAGTGKLVYFMAIEEAKFRTPVEPGCLLDLHVEFTQKRSRVCKFAGKAMLGDKIATECSFTAMIADS; encoded by the coding sequence ATGACCGAGGAAGTGCAGGACGCACCGCTGTCGTTCGACGTGACCAAGGTGATGGCGGCGCTGCCCCATCGCTATCCGCTGTTGCTGGTCGACCGCGTGGTTTCGCTCACCGTGGGTGAGCGGATCCATGCGATCAAGGCCGTGACCATGAACGAGCAGTTCTTCCAGGGACACTTCCCCGGTCGTCCGATCATGCCCGGCGTGCTCCAGATCGAGGCGCTGGCCCAGGCGGCCGGCGTGCTGGCGGTGGAGACGCTCGGTCTGGCCGGGACGGGCAAGCTGGTCTATTTCATGGCCATCGAGGAAGCCAAGTTCCGCACCCCTGTGGAACCGGGCTGCCTGCTCGACCTCCATGTCGAGTTCACGCAGAAGCGTTCGCGCGTGTGCAAGTTCGCGGGCAAGGCCATGCTCGGCGACAAGATCGCCACCGAGTGCAGCTTCACCGCGATGATCGCCGACAGCTGA
- the gspK gene encoding type II secretion system minor pseudopilin GspK — MADLWEGRKRQDERGAALLAVLLLVAVMAIVAAMMLDRLGLATGLAANAEAQGAAQRALAEGEARVLAGLADGSVASGEGQWAVPRGAIVWRVGPGGNCFNVNALVLAQPDGSLRARPAGLMEARTLMVSLGIGAGQAGALADAMADWIDSDSQSLPQGAEDSVYLASAHPYRTAGRPLVDVGELRAVRGMTPALQARLAPWLCALPEVGTSPVALASLRAGQGRLLAMFAPEVLPLARAERMIGQPIGQGGTGPEGLPGFAPDEVVTQDRWLRARIEARIDGRVLGEDVLIDGGQDRPKIVARAWGEAADR; from the coding sequence ATGGCAGACTTGTGGGAAGGCCGGAAACGCCAGGATGAGCGGGGGGCGGCCTTGCTGGCGGTTCTGCTGCTGGTGGCGGTCATGGCCATCGTGGCGGCGATGATGCTCGACCGGCTCGGGCTGGCGACCGGCCTTGCCGCCAATGCCGAGGCGCAAGGGGCCGCGCAGCGGGCGCTGGCCGAGGGGGAGGCGCGCGTTCTGGCAGGCCTTGCCGACGGGAGCGTGGCGTCGGGGGAAGGGCAATGGGCCGTGCCGCGCGGGGCCATCGTCTGGCGCGTGGGGCCGGGGGGCAATTGCTTCAACGTCAATGCGCTGGTTCTGGCCCAGCCCGATGGCAGCCTGCGCGCCCGCCCGGCGGGGCTGATGGAGGCGCGCACGCTGATGGTTTCGCTGGGTATCGGGGCGGGGCAGGCGGGCGCGCTCGCCGATGCCATGGCCGACTGGATCGACAGCGATTCGCAAAGCCTGCCGCAAGGGGCGGAAGATTCGGTCTATCTCGCCTCGGCGCATCCCTATCGGACGGCGGGGCGCCCGCTGGTCGATGTGGGCGAGCTGCGCGCGGTGCGCGGGATGACGCCCGCCTTGCAGGCCCGTCTGGCGCCATGGCTTTGCGCCTTGCCCGAGGTGGGCACTTCGCCGGTCGCGCTGGCCTCGTTGCGCGCGGGGCAGGGGCGGCTGCTGGCGATGTTCGCGCCCGAGGTCTTGCCGCTCGCGCGGGCCGAGCGGATGATTGGCCAGCCGATCGGGCAGGGGGGGACCGGCCCCGAGGGCCTTCCCGGATTCGCGCCGGACGAGGTGGTGACGCAGGATCGCTGGCTGCGTGCGCGGATCGAGGCGCGCATCGATGGCCGCGTGTTGGGGGAAGACGTGCTGATCGATGGGGGGCAGGATCGCCCGAAAATCGTCGCGCGGGCCTGGGGCGAGGCGGCGGATCGCTGA
- a CDS encoding MarR family winged helix-turn-helix transcriptional regulator, whose protein sequence is MVDSSLSPSSSGPQASGGGRLLANSVEQLLGYQLRRASAVMMADLARELGDFELRPAEVTALLVVSENPACSQTEVGQTLGIKRANMVPIVSRLMERGLVDRERADGRSHALRVTEAGAALVREAQARIQRHEQRFSALLDPAVLEALFKALPLIRAQRDEEES, encoded by the coding sequence ATGGTCGACAGTTCGCTTTCCCCGTCTTCATCCGGCCCTCAGGCCTCGGGTGGTGGCCGTCTGCTCGCCAATTCGGTCGAGCAGTTGCTCGGCTACCAGTTGCGCCGGGCTTCGGCGGTCATGATGGCCGATCTGGCGCGCGAACTGGGCGATTTCGAACTGCGTCCGGCTGAAGTGACCGCGCTGCTGGTCGTTTCCGAAAATCCCGCCTGCTCGCAGACCGAAGTGGGGCAGACGCTGGGGATCAAGCGCGCCAACATGGTGCCGATCGTCTCGCGCCTGATGGAACGCGGGCTGGTCGACCGCGAGAGGGCCGACGGACGCAGCCATGCCTTGCGCGTGACGGAGGCCGGCGCGGCGCTCGTGCGCGAGGCGCAGGCCAGGATCCAGCGTCACGAACAGCGCTTTTCCGCCCTGCTCGACCCGGCGGTGCTGGAGGCCCTGTTCAAGGCCCTGCCGCTCATCCGCGCCCAGCGTGACGAAGAAGAAAGCTGA
- the rseP gene encoding RIP metalloprotease RseP has translation MMQQPGILWSLAGFLLVLGPLVFLHELGHYLVGRWCGVKADVFSIGFGREIIGWTDRRGTRWKISALPLGGYVQFAGDMSPTSKPNAQWLALPAAERNRTFQAKALWQRALVVLAGPLTNLLVALVILSGFTLAYGKLVVSPVVGAVSAGSAAQQAGVQVGDRIVALGGSKVDTFLDIKMTVAQHPGERLDMVVERAGKRLPLPITPTTRSDADRFGNVQKIGFIGIGPASVQVVRVGPVDAVIDGGRQMAGIVDMMVTGIGQIVTGKREVRELGGPIKIAKFSGEQLVSGWQPFVFFVALISINLGFINLLPIPVLDGGHLAFYLAEAVFRRPVSARGQEWAFRTGLALVVALMLIVTVNDVASLGLFGSGTARQLFGAKIFGG, from the coding sequence TTGATGCAGCAGCCCGGCATTTTGTGGAGCCTTGCAGGTTTTCTGCTGGTGCTGGGGCCGCTGGTATTCCTGCACGAGCTGGGACACTATCTGGTCGGTCGCTGGTGCGGCGTGAAGGCCGATGTCTTCTCCATCGGCTTCGGTCGCGAGATCATCGGCTGGACCGACCGGCGCGGCACGCGCTGGAAGATTTCGGCGCTGCCGCTGGGCGGCTATGTCCAGTTTGCCGGCGACATGAGCCCGACGAGCAAGCCCAATGCGCAGTGGCTGGCGCTGCCCGCTGCCGAGCGCAACCGCACGTTCCAGGCCAAGGCCCTGTGGCAACGCGCGCTGGTCGTGCTGGCCGGGCCGCTCACCAACCTGCTGGTCGCGCTTGTCATCCTGTCGGGCTTCACGCTGGCCTATGGCAAGCTGGTGGTCTCGCCGGTGGTCGGCGCGGTTTCGGCCGGTTCGGCGGCGCAGCAGGCGGGCGTGCAGGTGGGTGACCGCATCGTTGCGCTGGGCGGCAGCAAGGTCGACACGTTCCTCGACATCAAGATGACCGTGGCCCAGCATCCGGGCGAGCGGCTCGACATGGTGGTCGAGCGCGCGGGCAAGCGGCTTCCCCTGCCGATCACCCCGACCACGCGCAGCGATGCCGACCGGTTCGGCAATGTCCAGAAGATCGGTTTCATCGGCATCGGCCCGGCCAGTGTGCAGGTCGTGCGGGTCGGTCCGGTCGATGCGGTGATTGATGGCGGGCGCCAGATGGCCGGCATCGTCGACATGATGGTGACGGGCATCGGCCAGATCGTGACGGGCAAGCGCGAGGTTCGCGAACTGGGCGGGCCGATCAAGATCGCCAAGTTCTCGGGCGAGCAACTGGTCTCGGGCTGGCAGCCGTTTGTCTTCTTCGTGGCGCTGATTTCGATTAATCTGGGATTCATCAATCTCTTGCCAATTCCTGTACTCGATGGGGGGCATCTGGCGTTCTATCTGGCCGAAGCGGTGTTCCGCAGGCCGGTCAGTGCGCGCGGACAGGAATGGGCATTTCGGACGGGGCTGGCGCTGGTCGTGGCGCTCATGCTGATCGTCACGGTCAATGATGTGGCTTCGCTTGGACTGTTCGGATCGGGCACGGCCCGGCAGTTGTTTGGTGCGAAGATATTTGGCGGTTGA
- a CDS encoding type II secretion system protein GspJ, with protein sequence MRKSGERARRAARSAGFSLVEMLVALGILALLALAGIDLLRGTVASEQVLLRHDGEAARLRRFTALWRADLAQAQALGTRDAEGAPVPAFRVGGAGGLVQLVRGGRPNPEGLARGPLEKLVWRWDGQALVRVAFEQPDGGAPDEALAVLPLASAPRLWVRDRAGVWRAVGDQGWTAPPDGLPLAMQIELRPAGLAGPLRLIVPVGCP encoded by the coding sequence ATGAGAAAGAGCGGGGAAAGGGCGCGGCGCGCGGCGCGCAGCGCGGGGTTCTCGCTGGTCGAGATGCTGGTGGCGCTGGGCATTCTCGCGCTGCTGGCCCTTGCGGGAATCGACCTCTTGCGCGGGACCGTGGCGAGCGAGCAGGTCTTGCTGCGCCATGATGGCGAGGCGGCAAGGCTGCGGCGGTTCACCGCGCTCTGGCGGGCCGATCTGGCGCAGGCGCAGGCCCTGGGCACGCGCGATGCGGAAGGAGCCCCGGTTCCGGCCTTTCGCGTGGGCGGGGCGGGCGGGCTCGTGCAACTGGTGCGCGGTGGTCGGCCCAATCCCGAGGGGCTGGCGCGTGGTCCTCTCGAAAAGCTGGTCTGGCGCTGGGACGGGCAGGCGCTGGTGCGGGTGGCCTTTGAACAGCCCGATGGCGGCGCCCCGGACGAGGCGCTGGCGGTTCTGCCGCTGGCCAGCGCGCCGCGCCTGTGGGTGCGCGACAGGGCGGGGGTCTGGCGCGCCGTGGGCGATCAGGGATGGACGGCACCACCCGATGGCCTGCCGCTGGCGATGCAGATCGAACTGCGCCCGGCGGGGCTGGCGGGCCCCTTGCGGCTGATCGTGCCGGTCGGGTGTCCTTGA
- the bamA gene encoding outer membrane protein assembly factor BamA, translating into MIERYTSLTAPAAARASSMAVALLASSALASTALAQAPVKASAKRAAKAVAPGAAPASAAVPSSTAEGTPPAASAEPAQQVNSITIEGAQRLEADTIRSYIRLREGDRYTQAAADQVLKDLFATELFSDVQVRNKAGAVTIQVKENPVVNRIILEGNKRLKEDKILPEIKLSARQIFTRSKVRADVSRIIELYKRQGRFAASVEPKMVMLDQNRVDIVFEITEGPKSKVRQINIIGNKEFSDTVLRSEMVTKQARAFRLFSSGTSYDPDRLAFDQQKLRQFYLTNGYADFRVVSAVAELTPDKKDFIITYVVEEGKRYKFGDIKVDSQLREIDGDKLVTKLPMKPGDWYNAKMVEDTVDSLSETAGSLGYAFANVQPDFARNKDDLTMGINFRIAEAPRVYVERVDVNGNSLTQDKVIRREFRLAEGDAFNSFQIKRSSNRIKSLGYFQEKFEVEQKPGSSPDRVALEANVEEKPTGELQLSAGFSSLESFIFQASIRQNNFRGRGQTVGLSVDYSYYSRSVQVSFVEPYLFDKNVSLGVDLYRRDYNSFNYLNSNRNTTYQQTTTGFQIRAGVPLTEYMSMIARYTFNIDDVSLDQSTYYLNGECSPLLAGRYLCDALGHRTSSIFGLSLVGDTLDNRMHPTKGMSWTLSGDVAGPGGSVRYARVTANASRFWAMGHGFVFSLRGEGGAIAPLASRSNDPAIDDVRLTDRFFLGQPQMRGFDIRGVGPRVLRKYYNRNSDGTFGAITTSRNSWSDDALGGRYYYIGHAEMEIPLGAGAREMGLRPSIFVDAGAVWGVAKPNTSSGVVLYTDAVTGKITTSASASNGTANATYQKYDEVYVGNSPQPRISVGIGVNWNSPFGPFRIDFAKVLKKVDGDDTQPITFNVGTQF; encoded by the coding sequence ATGATTGAACGGTACACGAGCCTGACCGCCCCCGCCGCTGCGCGGGCTTCCAGCATGGCGGTTGCGTTGCTGGCGTCTTCGGCGCTGGCATCGACGGCTCTGGCTCAGGCGCCGGTGAAGGCATCGGCCAAGCGGGCTGCCAAGGCTGTGGCGCCCGGGGCCGCCCCTGCGTCTGCTGCGGTGCCTTCATCCACCGCAGAGGGCACGCCCCCGGCGGCTTCTGCCGAACCTGCCCAGCAGGTCAACTCGATCACCATCGAGGGCGCCCAGCGCCTCGAAGCCGATACGATCCGTTCCTATATCCGCCTGCGCGAGGGCGACCGCTACACGCAGGCCGCCGCCGACCAGGTGCTCAAGGACCTGTTCGCCACCGAACTCTTCTCCGATGTGCAGGTCCGCAACAAGGCGGGCGCGGTGACCATTCAGGTCAAGGAAAACCCGGTCGTCAACCGCATCATCCTTGAGGGCAACAAGCGCCTCAAGGAAGACAAGATCCTCCCCGAGATCAAGCTCTCGGCGCGCCAGATCTTCACCCGTTCCAAGGTCCGCGCCGACGTTTCGCGCATCATCGAACTCTACAAGCGCCAGGGCCGCTTTGCCGCCTCGGTCGAGCCCAAGATGGTCATGCTCGACCAGAACCGCGTCGACATCGTCTTCGAGATCACCGAAGGGCCCAAGTCCAAGGTCCGCCAGATCAACATCATCGGCAACAAGGAATTCAGCGACACGGTCCTGCGTTCCGAGATGGTGACCAAGCAGGCCCGCGCGTTCCGTCTGTTCTCCTCGGGCACCAGCTACGATCCCGATCGCCTCGCCTTCGACCAGCAGAAGCTGCGCCAGTTCTATCTGACCAACGGCTATGCCGACTTCCGCGTGGTCTCGGCCGTCGCCGAGCTGACGCCCGACAAGAAGGACTTCATCATCACGTATGTGGTGGAGGAAGGGAAGCGGTACAAGTTCGGCGACATCAAGGTCGACAGCCAGCTGCGCGAGATCGACGGCGACAAGCTTGTCACCAAGCTGCCGATGAAGCCGGGCGACTGGTACAACGCCAAGATGGTCGAGGACACCGTCGACAGCCTGAGCGAGACGGCAGGCAGCCTCGGCTATGCTTTCGCCAACGTGCAGCCCGACTTCGCGCGGAACAAGGATGACCTGACCATGGGCATCAACTTCCGCATCGCGGAAGCGCCGCGTGTCTATGTCGAGCGGGTCGACGTCAACGGCAACTCGCTGACGCAGGACAAGGTGATCCGCCGCGAGTTCCGCCTGGCCGAAGGCGACGCGTTCAACTCGTTCCAGATCAAGCGCTCGTCCAACCGCATCAAGTCGCTCGGCTACTTCCAGGAGAAGTTCGAGGTCGAGCAGAAGCCCGGCTCCTCGCCCGACCGTGTCGCGCTCGAAGCCAATGTCGAGGAAAAGCCCACCGGCGAACTCCAGCTCTCGGCCGGTTTTTCGAGCCTCGAAAGCTTCATCTTCCAGGCCTCGATCCGCCAGAACAACTTCCGCGGGCGCGGGCAGACGGTCGGCCTCTCGGTCGACTATTCGTACTACTCGCGCAGTGTCCAGGTCAGCTTTGTCGAGCCTTACCTGTTCGACAAGAACGTCTCGCTGGGCGTCGATCTCTACCGGCGCGACTACAACAGCTTCAACTACCTGAACTCCAACCGCAACACGACCTACCAGCAGACCACCACTGGCTTCCAGATCCGCGCCGGTGTACCGCTGACCGAATATATGTCGATGATTGCTCGCTACACGTTCAACATCGACGACGTGTCGCTCGACCAGAGCACCTACTACCTCAATGGCGAGTGCAGCCCGCTGCTGGCCGGTCGCTACCTGTGCGATGCGCTGGGCCACCGCACCAGCTCGATCTTCGGCCTCTCGCTGGTGGGCGACACGCTCGACAACCGCATGCACCCGACCAAGGGCATGTCGTGGACGCTGAGCGGCGACGTGGCCGGGCCGGGCGGGTCGGTGCGCTATGCCCGCGTGACGGCCAATGCCTCGCGCTTCTGGGCGATGGGCCATGGTTTCGTGTTCAGCCTGCGCGGCGAGGGCGGGGCGATCGCTCCGCTGGCCAGCCGCTCCAACGATCCGGCCATCGATGACGTGCGCCTGACCGACCGCTTCTTCCTGGGTCAGCCCCAGATGCGCGGCTTCGACATTCGCGGGGTGGGCCCGCGTGTGCTGCGCAAGTACTACAACCGCAATTCGGACGGAACCTTCGGCGCCATCACCACCAGCCGCAACTCCTGGTCGGACGACGCGCTGGGCGGCCGGTACTACTACATCGGGCACGCCGAAATGGAGATTCCGCTGGGTGCGGGCGCGCGCGAAATGGGCCTGCGTCCCTCGATCTTCGTCGACGCCGGTGCAGTCTGGGGCGTGGCCAAGCCGAACACCAGTTCGGGCGTGGTGCTCTATACCGATGCGGTTACCGGCAAGATCACGACATCGGCCAGTGCCTCGAACGGCACGGCCAACGCCACTTACCAGAAGTACGACGAAGTCTACGTCGGCAATTCGCCGCAGCCGCGCATTTCGGTCGGCATCGGCGTCAACTGGAACTCGCCTTTCGGGCCGTTCCGGATCGACTTCGCCAAGGTCTTGAAAAAGGTCGATGGCGACGACACCCAGCCCATTACTTTCAACGTGGGAACCCAGTTCTGA
- the rpmE gene encoding 50S ribosomal protein L31, producing MKANIHPDYHFIKVQMTDGTVFETRSTWGKEGDTLALDIDPTSHPAWTGGNQRLLDQGGRVAQFNKRFGGLTLKKG from the coding sequence ATGAAGGCCAACATCCACCCCGACTACCACTTCATCAAGGTGCAGATGACCGACGGCACCGTGTTCGAAACCCGCTCCACCTGGGGCAAGGAAGGCGACACGCTGGCTCTCGACATCGACCCCACCTCGCACCCGGCGTGGACCGGTGGCAACCAGCGTCTGCTGGACCAGGGCGGCCGCGTTGCCCAGTTCAACAAGCGCTTCGGTGGCCTCACCCTCAAGAAGGGCTGA